The Micropterus dolomieu isolate WLL.071019.BEF.003 ecotype Adirondacks linkage group LG22, ASM2129224v1, whole genome shotgun sequence genome contains a region encoding:
- the tmem168b gene encoding transmembrane protein 168, producing MCRILRYCVSHCLHAAMTRLEEVNGDVSMWSSVRWLGYLSGLNLLVALCLGLYARWESTAESTLLVIFVLALIVLGISCIVYYYFSMERISLSLLHLWFGFLLGLQCFLSSPDLESDLKEQVANYLLLASVALRTLWALLERLFGCTRYRPAFLTSAERQELAGFAAASTALLMHKSWSVMVLVVALATVMVALRMKALLALPNLACFAVITGVLFFKSLNITINPFALACFFSQLICDPLLDVYFSGLSVTERWQPFLVWRGLWRRLSLLPLMMVEVTFIVLAARKLTGLDQWYLMIPGIVVCGLFWAICHMVFVITVWGFHTKLSDCQRVCLSQGLGVSGLDKVMASKGMRHFCLISERLVLFTLLSTVAVAALCWQASSSIFVSMFLLVLPLESLFHGLFHELGSSLGGTCVGYAVVIPTNYCSPDGQPTLLPPGQVQELNRRSTGMLNYVQRFFAHHLIEAFGCDYSTSGVTLEALQAKIKSFLELRTADGPRHDTYVIFYSGHSHHSGEWALAGGDTLRLEQILEWWREKNGSFCSRLILVLDCDNSLPWVKEIRKVEGLYAAVQGATLARVSDVEQDPPQLGDFTSQWVEYNCNLNSNIQWSERGRLISADYGISKHWSDYTLHLPTGSDVTSHWSVYFPRMTYPVVQLALWCGGLNVLWLCSVCMRCLKRVKLNWFPPAILDTGQGFKLVRS from the exons ATGTGTCGTATTCTGCGCTACTGTGTCAGCCACTGCCTTCATGCAGCGATGACCCGGCTGGAGGAGGTCAACGGAGATGTGAGCATGTGGTCGTCTGTCCGGTGGCTGGGCTACCTGTCCGGTCTCAACCTGCTGGTCGCCCTCTGTTTGGGCCTATATGCCCGGTGGGAGAGCACAGCGGAGTCTACTCTTCTTGTCATTTTCGTTTTGGCTTTGATCGTCCTCGGAATATCCTGTATTGTGTACTACTACTTCAGCATGGAGAGGATCAGCCTCAGTCTCCTCCACCTGTGGTTCGGCTTTTTGCTGGGCCTGCAGTGTTTCCTCAGCAGTCCCGACCTGGAGAGCGACTTGAAGGAGCAGGTGGCCAACTACCTGCTGCTGGCAAGTGTGGCTCTGAGGACGCTGTGGGCGCTGCTGGAGAGACTGTTTGGATGTACCAGGTACCGTCCTGCCTTCCTCACCTCGGCAGAGCGGCAGGAGCTGGCGGGCTTTGCCGCCGCCAGCACGGCACTGCTCATGCACAAGTCCTGGAGCGTGATGGTGTTGGTGGTGGCGCTGGCCACGGTCATGGTTGCCCTCCGTATGAAGGCTCTCCTGGCTCTTCCCAATTTGGCCTGCTTCGCTGTTATCACCGGCGTGCTGTTCTTCAAGTCCCTGAACATCACCATCAACCCCTTTGCGCTCGCCTGCTTTTTCAGCCAGCTCATCTGCGACCCCCTGCTGGATGTCTACTTCAGTGGTCTCTCTGTGACCGAGCGTTGGCAGCCTTTCCTGGTGTGGCGGGGCCTGTGGCGCCGGCTGTCTCTCCTGCCTCTGATGATGGTGGAAGTGACCTTCATCGTTCTGGCCGCTCGGAAGCTGACAGGTCTGGACCAGTGGTACCTCATGATCCCAGGCATCGTGGTCTGTGGGCTCTTCTGGGCCATCTGCCACATGGTGTTTGTCATCACAGTGTGGGGCTTTCACACTAAGCTCAGTGACTGCCAGAGAGTGTGCTTGTCCCAGGGGTTAGGTGTCAGCGGCCTGGACAAGGTTATGGCCTCGAAGGGCATGAGACATTTCTGCCTCATCTCTGAACGCCTGGTGCTCTTCACGCTTCTGTCAACggttgctgttgctgctctgtGTTGGCAG GCCTCCAGCAGTATCTTTGTGAGTATGTTCCTGTTAGTCCTGCCTCTGGAGTCTCTGTTCCATGGTCTTTTCCACGAGCTCGGGAGCAGTCTGGGAGGAACCTGCGTGGGTTATGCAGTGGTCATCCCCACCAACTACTGCAG TCCTGACGGTCAGCCCACGCTGCTGCCTCCAGGCCAGGTGCAGGAGCTGAACCGGCGCTCTACAGGCATGTTGAACTATGTGCAGCGCTTCTTCGCCCACCACCTGATTGAGGCTTTTGGCTGCGACTATTCCACCAGTGGGGTGACCCTGGAGGCGTTGCAGGCCAAGATCAAATCTTTCTTGGAGCTTCGCACAGCAGACGGGCCTCGCCACGACACCTACGTGATCTTCTACAGCGGGCATAGTCACCACTCTGGAGAGTGGGCACTGGCAG GAGGTGACACTCTTCGTCTGGAGCAGATCTTGGAGTGGTGGAGGGAGAAGAACGGCAGCTTCTGTTCGCGCCTCATCTTGGTGCTCGACTGTGACAACTCCTTGCCGTGGGTGAAGGAGATCAGGAAGGTGGAGGGTCTGTATGCGGCCGTGCAGGGAGCAACGCTCGCTCGTGTGAGCGACGTGGAGCAGGACCCCCCTCAGCTTGGAGATTTCACCTCTCAGTGGGTTGAGTATAACTGCAACTTAAACAGCAACATCCAGTGGTCTGAGAGGGGCAGGCTGATTTCTGCCGACTACGGCATCTCCAAACACTGGAGCGACTACACTCTGCACCTGCCGACAGGAAGCGATGTCACCAGCCACTGGAGCGTGTACTTTCCTCGGATGACGTACCCGGTGGTTCAGTTGGCGCTGTGGTGCGGTGGTCTGAACGTGCTGTGGCTCTGCAGCGTCTGCATGCGATGTCTGAAGAGAGTCAAACTCAACTGGTTTCCACCAGCGATTCTGGACACTGGGCAAGGCTTCAAACTGGTCAGATCATAG
- the bmt2 gene encoding S-adenosylmethionine sensor upstream of mTORC1 isoform X2, producing the protein MAKVVGDFDKIWREHCEDEQTLSEYALAMKNLADNHWTKNCEGEGRIDWCRSVCQEYFLDGGMKRMLEKDEKSATLAMGLTAASVSAQPYSTMPSSISQLGKMRLLDVGSCFNPFLKFDEFLTVGIDIVPAVESVYKCDFLNLQLQQPLQLAGDAVEAFLRQLHNPIDSLPAQLFHVVVFSLLLSYFPSPYQRWICCKKAHELLELHGLLLIITPDSSHQNRHALMMRSWRVAVESLGFKRYKYVKYSHMHLIAFRKVCLATTSDLVSRNYPEMLYIPQDFHSNEEEECADVPVQVRSEFEDDQLAWGFTELPDTPYDSDSGESQSSSVPGFYELEDPILLQS; encoded by the exons ATGGCCAAAGTTG tgGGCGACTTTGACAAAATCTGGCGCGAGCACTGTGAGGATGAGCAGACGCTGAGTGAGTACGCCCTCGCCATGAAGAATCTTGCTGACAACCACTGGACCAAGAATTGTGAAGGAGAGGGACGCATTGATTGGTGTCGCAG TGTCTGTCAAGAATattttttggatggtgggaTGAAAAGAATGTTAGAAAAGGATGAGAAAAGTGCCACGCTTGCCATGGGTCTGACAGCAGCATCTGTAAGTGCCCAACCGTATAGCACCATGCCCAG TTCAATCTCTCAGCTGGGGAAAATGCGCCTTCTTGACGTGGGAAGCTGCTTCAACCCTTTCTTGAAGTTTGATGAATTCCTTACAGTTGGTATTGACATAGTGCCTGCAGTTGAG AGTGTGTACAAGTGTGACTTCCTCAACCTTCAGCTCCAGCAGCCTCTCCAGCTGGCAGGTGACGCGGTAGAGGCCTTCCTCCGCCAGCTCCACAACCCTATCGACAGCCTGCCTGCCCAGCTTTTCCACGTGGTGGTCTTCTCCCTGCTCCTGTCCTACTTTCCCTCACCATACCAGCGCTGGATCTGCTGCAAGAAGGCCCATGAGCTGCTGGAGCTGCACGGCCTGCTGCTCATCATCACACCCGACTCCTCCCACCAAAACCGCCATGCCCTCATGATGCGCAGCTGGCGCGTCGCGGTGGAGTCACTGGGCTTCAAGCGCTACAAATACGTCAAGTATTCCCACATGCATCTCATCGCCTTCCGTAAGGTGTGTCTTGCCACCACCAGTGACCTGGTGTCCCGCAACTACCCTGAGATGCTCTACATCCCTCAGGACTTCCACTCCAATGAGGAGGAAGAGTGTGCCGACGTGCCCGTGCAGGTGCGCTCCGAGTTTGAGGATGACCAGCTGGCTTGGGGCTTCACGGAGCTACCTGACACGCCCTATGATTCAGATTCTGGGGAGAGCCAGAGCAGCTCAGTGCCTGGCTTCTATGAGCTAGAAGACCCCATCCTGCTTCAGAGCTAG
- the bmt2 gene encoding S-adenosylmethionine sensor upstream of mTORC1 isoform X1, producing MDLRDNVETGETENHPELFYMPIPEEAPCKREQEKLSGVVKNVHRKLRRKYREVGDFDKIWREHCEDEQTLSEYALAMKNLADNHWTKNCEGEGRIDWCRSVCQEYFLDGGMKRMLEKDEKSATLAMGLTAASVSAQPYSTMPSSISQLGKMRLLDVGSCFNPFLKFDEFLTVGIDIVPAVESVYKCDFLNLQLQQPLQLAGDAVEAFLRQLHNPIDSLPAQLFHVVVFSLLLSYFPSPYQRWICCKKAHELLELHGLLLIITPDSSHQNRHALMMRSWRVAVESLGFKRYKYVKYSHMHLIAFRKVCLATTSDLVSRNYPEMLYIPQDFHSNEEEECADVPVQVRSEFEDDQLAWGFTELPDTPYDSDSGESQSSSVPGFYELEDPILLQS from the exons ATGGACCTCAGGGACAATGTCGAGACAGGGGAGACGGAAAATCACCCGGAGCTGTTCTACATGCCGATTCCAGAAGAAGCACCGTGCAAGAGGGAGCAGGAGAAGCTGTCGGGGGTCGTCAAAAACGTCCACAGAAAACTGCGCAGGAAATACAGAGagg tgGGCGACTTTGACAAAATCTGGCGCGAGCACTGTGAGGATGAGCAGACGCTGAGTGAGTACGCCCTCGCCATGAAGAATCTTGCTGACAACCACTGGACCAAGAATTGTGAAGGAGAGGGACGCATTGATTGGTGTCGCAG TGTCTGTCAAGAATattttttggatggtgggaTGAAAAGAATGTTAGAAAAGGATGAGAAAAGTGCCACGCTTGCCATGGGTCTGACAGCAGCATCTGTAAGTGCCCAACCGTATAGCACCATGCCCAG TTCAATCTCTCAGCTGGGGAAAATGCGCCTTCTTGACGTGGGAAGCTGCTTCAACCCTTTCTTGAAGTTTGATGAATTCCTTACAGTTGGTATTGACATAGTGCCTGCAGTTGAG AGTGTGTACAAGTGTGACTTCCTCAACCTTCAGCTCCAGCAGCCTCTCCAGCTGGCAGGTGACGCGGTAGAGGCCTTCCTCCGCCAGCTCCACAACCCTATCGACAGCCTGCCTGCCCAGCTTTTCCACGTGGTGGTCTTCTCCCTGCTCCTGTCCTACTTTCCCTCACCATACCAGCGCTGGATCTGCTGCAAGAAGGCCCATGAGCTGCTGGAGCTGCACGGCCTGCTGCTCATCATCACACCCGACTCCTCCCACCAAAACCGCCATGCCCTCATGATGCGCAGCTGGCGCGTCGCGGTGGAGTCACTGGGCTTCAAGCGCTACAAATACGTCAAGTATTCCCACATGCATCTCATCGCCTTCCGTAAGGTGTGTCTTGCCACCACCAGTGACCTGGTGTCCCGCAACTACCCTGAGATGCTCTACATCCCTCAGGACTTCCACTCCAATGAGGAGGAAGAGTGTGCCGACGTGCCCGTGCAGGTGCGCTCCGAGTTTGAGGATGACCAGCTGGCTTGGGGCTTCACGGAGCTACCTGACACGCCCTATGATTCAGATTCTGGGGAGAGCCAGAGCAGCTCAGTGCCTGGCTTCTATGAGCTAGAAGACCCCATCCTGCTTCAGAGCTAG